The following DNA comes from Anastrepha obliqua isolate idAnaObli1 chromosome 1, idAnaObli1_1.0, whole genome shotgun sequence.
gatccagcggctacgctggctcggtcatgtcgtctgaatgcggttccagctggtggtagcagaggaagaggaaggcctcctttgcgttggaaagatcagatggagaaggacttggcttcacatgGTGtgaccaactggcgccggttagcacgagaaagaaacgactggcgcgttttgttaaactctgccaaaatcgcgtaagtggttatcgcgccaattaagaagaataagaatTGGCAGTTTCCACAAAGTTTGGAAGCAATTTTGCGTTCAACAAACGGTATTTATACatgataaacaaatttatagcCCATCCGCTGTATCACTAGTCGATGGGGTAAAACATTCCATGCCATTCTAGGAAATGAAACAATTTTAGGTGTTTCCattaatataaagaaatacCAGGCTTCAAAgtagcacctgttggcaagagctATCCTTAGCTTGTTTTCAATGCTGACATCGTTGTTGTTGGTAATAGCGGAACCaagataaacgaagtccttgACCACATCGAATTTATAGATGTTAATTTCGATCTTCGACGGCGCCATCCCGCTTGGTATGACCGATGATGGGAAGCCATCAGCATACGCAAAGAGCTGAAcactttaatagaaaaaaagttcCGTTTCCGTCTTTTCACACTCGAACCACACTCTCCATAATAAAGTTGAAAAGTTCGCATGACAATGAGTCACCTTGCCTGAAGCCTCAAATGGCATCAAACGGTTCGGAGAAGTCTTTTCCTATCTTCACGGAGCTTTGTGTGtcgctcaacgtcattctgcacagCCGTATCAGCTTAGCAGAAATATCGAACGCAGACATTCTGCAATATATAGTTGGTAGAATCGGGCTATCAAAGGCAAAAAGAAACAATGGCgtgcgtaaaggccaaaataaagattttcgccattcaaaaatattttttatttagtaagagagttattcaaaagcaaaattggacGACTGATTTTGCgccacacatattttttaataaattcaatctATACTCGTCCTCGAGACATTGGTTTGCTCCAAAAAACGATCAAATAGACGATTTTCCGAGGACCAGAAGGTCAGCTAATCTGGACACAGAAATTAGTGAGCCTCTCAAAAGCGAGCTCTAAAGACATGTTggcaggtaggtaggttagatggtaagagtaccccaggtacactacaagtaacACTTACGtggcgttttgataccataatgtggaccactacctgcgacaaaaaaaatttagggcaGACAAAACCGTTtatagccatccagtgctgtttatgtagtggaggagagaaaatgGGTCTAGGGAGGAGAATTTCTGCAaaccatccccaaagggcacgctaaggaatctcaagcgacTAGATGGCAGAGAAAgtattcaacagtctctttctctgcaagatccccacagcttctgcaatagttgttgtacggaattccaagcttctccgcatgagtaacAATCACCCAGTGatcagtgaacaccgcaatgagtttggaaattgaatggcgggggattctcATCACCTTAAgggttctgtttatatcgtattgaggccatagtgttttcgaaatagcacacgatgagacagacctgcatctgtcttgcgcttttgtTTAGAAAGAAAtggtgcagtttccctttaacaacggtcaaggggacacagatgtctgagaaggggacgactgaaaccggttctgtcgaccccttcctggcaagctcatcggcaatttcattcctctctatattcctgtgcccaggaacccagataagggaaatgtttcctgcacgttcgggatgtttgagttcctccctACAGGAGTTTATCAGAGAGTttagaagagagctgcaatacggcaacgacagggccttgatcgcggcttgactatcggaaaaaatattaatgtctccctcccaacagcgattcctaagcattttgcatgcttgcaggatcgtgaagacctctgcttgaaaaacgctgcttatttccggcagtttaaaggagatcgaaatgctggctgatttagagaaaagcgCCGCTCTCATTGCAGATTCCATATTGGATCCGTTGGCATTCAGTAATTGGCCAAATGGGCGGAAGGTGCAATCTGAACCGCCGTGACAAGTGGTTGCGAGCGTAACTACTATTCGGTTGCTGTCAGGTTCTATGCTCACTGCTGGCATGAAACAtcaattgaaatgaattttcagaCCAGCGAGCCTTTTTCCGCTGTTTGGAAGTACCACAAGTTGACTCCTCCTCTTTTAATATGACATCAAGACGGAGATAAAAACCGTTAAGAAAGAgagattaatttaaataaatatttaattgtagTACTTTAACTTACATTGTTACATttattgtatttgaaaaaaaaactcagcTGCCCACAGAAGTTGCATCGGTAGCCATGCGCAACGGTCGCAATGTTCGAGTAAGAAAATAGTTTGCCTGTGATTTCGGCTGAGACTCCGTCATATAGTGAACACAAATGTCACTACTTGCGGAATTGAAGGCCAAGTGGTTCGCCATTGGTAAAACTCTGGTTGCTCTTTTCCTGCTGGGTATTCATCTAACGACTTACACATGTTAACGTGCATGCAATTaacgcaaaaaattatggcttaaaataaactgaaatgaaACGACTGTTTTTTTCGGCTCTACACATAAAAAGGAAGCtgcaaattataaatattgccAAACAAGTTTCCAACAATGGCTAGCAACATTTCTGTGGCAAAGTCGCGAGCCTTACAAGAGTGCAAATGCACCGCTGCACATGAAAATGTatctgtatatatgcatgtagtaGTGTTGAAAAAGCATCTGTTGCATGCAGCCAATTCCTTGCCAGCGACTGCTGTTGGCTCTTTGAACGGGAGTGGAAGCCAGTTTCAGTTTTAGCTTTGCTACTTAATGTGTTTTTTCACTGTTTTTTGCAATTAAACACAGCTTACAATGCTTTTTTTGTTACTGATTACATGTTGctacatatttctatttttaaaccACAACCGGCAGCTGTAAAGGCAGGCGCCAAAGCAATGATTGCTGCCGCAATTTGGAAGTTTGCAACGCCCAAATGCGCACATGccagtgtgtgtgtgcgtgtatttgtaagatttatgtacatatgtaagtactcaCTTCACTAGGAGTAAGCTGGAGATCAGATTGTGGGTAGCTGAAGTTgtgtagtaaaataaataaatgctacAATAGCAAATTGCAAAagagacaacaacaaaaatacctTTGAATGTGCGCCTATTGCTTTGATTGCGCATCAACACAGCTTGTCGCTAATCCCGACTAATTAAGATAAATATTTTCACTAGACGCAGGTAATTATTGTTTTCGAAGTTAAAGTcatgatttttcttttaaatttataccTTTGCTTAGCAAAAAGTAAGCCGAGCACGGCTCCGgttctggggtctacgtggaaacCAGCGGGACACAAGTGCACtgtgctcttggaatgcatggatctgtgtttcaagcggaggtgtatgctgttcaagaagcgaaaACAGGTGGAGAGGCAGTTCTATATGggcctgcagcgacagccaagctgcgctcatagccttagacagccccccaaccactttaaggtagtcgagtcctgtaaatctaggctgaaTTTTGTCGGTAGATGCTAATATGGGCCCCGGGACActtgggtatcgcgggtaacgaaaTCTCTGAttctttagccagaatgggctctgaggaCATCTTtattggcccggagcccgttctgccactcccttctgcagtaATCAAAGCCAccgttagcaaacgggttactctaacccacaagtgagcttggcaggctgagagaggctgcagatggacaaaactgatgttacctgtcatgtccgaccgactgtcgcagttcctcctgtcactaagcagagggactgtaggcagctggttggagtgatgacgggccactttctatgggcaaagcacatggaaaagatggacatctcagacagtgcattcTGCCCAGCACGTGGGGAGGAGGATGAGacagcggaccactttctgtgcgtctgccccgtcTTCGCTCGAaacaggcttgaggtctttggcactgatgtgttcagaagcgaccaccttggctccatGGCGCCacactcagatttcttcggaggtcgactagatttaaagaaaattaaaaagggagccCGAGTGCAGCAGagtggacttaattgtgtctgagtgctgtacttgcttgTCTGTCCCgacaagaaagaagaagaaaaaatacgtAATTGCTTACAAcccgtaaaattttatttattcttctaaGCTTTTAccatcgccttcaaagtattcCCTCAATTCAAAGGTATTGTCACTACCAGGATATATTGGCTTGGGGAATAGGTTTGTGGCGTTTtaaccgaagacttttatttaccacctctcgaccaatttgttgatgccgtttcgccaaaaatcgcctggtctggtgtcaaagaagttgctgagccagtttttaagaaaCTCTTTGCTATCGAAGGTGACGCCCTTCATATTCTTTGACTGGGAGcaaaaaagatggtaatcggtcggtggaAGGTCcgaagaatacggcggatgctgaaggaccttccATTCAATCTCTTGGAATGCGGCTTTGACCACTTCTtcaaggagtatggtttgatcatgttgatcaggtcttttcagtataatagcctcattcacgcggtgaaGCCGGGCAATGTAGAGCTGCTTGTTGACCGCGGCATTCTTCTCGAACAGTTTCCAGCGCAcgatgccctcccagtcccaccaaacacatatcatgattttctttggatgaagatgcgGCTTGACTCTCGCCTTTTACGTATCTCCCGGAGCCagccactcctttctttgatGTTTTGGCACCATATCTCATTTCTTGTGACGATTCGGTGCAAAAAGCACTTTTTAttaccgcgtgttgctcgatggcgggcgagatgctgcgAAGtagtttgaaggcgactttctttgtttttgtcgtGAGACACCCAGGCtccaattttttggcaaaaccccattgaatgaaggtgattgagaatcgttttatgatcgcagcgcATTTTTTGGTTCTGGTTTGACGACCGTTCGCCTTCAAAAGTGagttgagacgttcttcatcgaattcagaaggccttccgctgggAGACGTGTtgtcgacgtcaaagtcgccatgtTTGAACTTTGAAAACTATTTCCGTGGTATAGAATCGCCTATgataccttctccatacacgtcgcaaatgtcccgtgCTGCTTCtccagctttttgacctcgatgaaaagcaaagaagagcaggtgtcgaaaatgttgatttttacctgctgggtattccatttctaagcctcaaaattaataaaaaattaaataactcaaaaatgcaattaacatagttttgtagagcagaaagagttctatcgaatgaatacttaccctttgccaaacagctaaccaatcgttgtaaaataaaagaaaatataaaaacgctatgaatcCAATAAAATGCGTGTCACACATAAAGCATCTACGACCTGTTGGATTTCCAGCggcggaaaaaaaatttaaaatcggtGGAGTGATTTTTGAGTGATGCGGTTTTTTAAATGCATGgcggcgcaaaaataatcactggcctcgtacgtcaatcatatttgacgtttgtgaactagacagctgccgtatacaaacagacaagcaatggggcGCATAAAGTTCAAAATAAGGGCTTCCATTACTCAACATtgttaacttattttatttagtaaaaaagttgttcaaaaacaaagttggttgattaattttgggccaccttatattatacaatatgttttgtatttatttaattaattgtgCATACTGAAATTTCTCACAGActaataaaatgattttggttttatttagtaaaaaagttactcaaaaacaatattggatgaataattttgcgccatcttgtgtcaatataaaaaaaataaatcctaaACAGAAATTCGAACTTGCAATACCCTCTATATTTAGTGTTTTGCTTTGtaatataataacattaaaCTTCACCATTTTAGCTCATTTCTAGCAtgacaataaatatatttttattttcagttattaaaagttttttgaaaaaaaaaatgtatcgcaaaaataaaaaaaaaattattttatatttttctaccagttacccaaaattttttcaagtgtTTGGCATGTGCTTTTACATAcgtggtaaataaataaaataaacaagttTCTATGTGTACTCCTTGTTTAACTACCGCCAAACATACCTATCCTATACCCCATACTCGTTTAAAAGCCGTCCCCTTTAGGAGATACGCGTAGTAACTACCGTTTCTGGCCTCAGCAGGAGTTAATTTGCCAAAGCATAAATTAATGTCCGCACGTGAGTTGGTTTGACTTCCTACTTATGTTTCCGCTGCCACTTCCCCTTCTGCTATCTTCCCATTCACTATCAGACCTTATAtagaagtgtgtgtgtgtgcatacatgcatatgtgtgtacctCACTCCTCCTGTGCGTATGgcttgactgtaattgaataaaaagtgtGATTTGCTTACGGGCTGAGTTGTTTGGTTGGAGGTTGAACTTGAATTATTGCAAGCAGAAAAACAAGCAAAGCAGGCAATTTTCTGTGTTTTCTTTTTACATAACTTCTCATTACTCGTCTTCAATTGCCAAGAAACGAAAACTCCTTTAATTGAAATCAGTATTTGCTATTTGGCTTTGATGTTATTAACTACCGAAAATCAAGGCTTGAAATCAagcaacttttaaaataaaatatgaaatatttatgcactcatattaaatttgtatttctttgtttttttctttttagaaatCCCAATTGGTGGCGTAGACGTACTACACTGGAGCGATGCCTTGTACTGATCAGTATTATTGCGTTGATCGCAGTGATTGGTCTAGTCATTGGACTGGTTTCTGTAATACTCTCAAATCGTTTGGCCGAAGGTGagtgaaataacaaaaaatattcctaATAGAAGAATGTAGAGAAGTTTTACCTTTTTATTAATTGTGTCTGTTCATCGATCATTGAGGCTCGAAAAATTAATGATCTGAGCCGGATAACTCAAGTGGGCCACTTGGTTTGTAGGTCTTGCAGACTATCAGGGAGAGCTCAGAGATGTGCCCATATGATTTGTACGTATACAGAAAGTGCGTTTCAGAAGCCTGAAGACAATTGCATACATTAGTTGGGGAGAGGGGAGAATAAAAAATAGCGCAAGATGCGACTAACtctcatttatgaatgaaagataTGCCCAGGATGTTGCCTTGAGTTGAAAGTTCAGGAAGTCGTCGGCAAGAGCGGTATTATAATATGTAGGTACACGCGTTTGAGAATAGGGTTCAAAAGGCCAACATTGCATTGCATACAGGCAAAAAAAGCGGTCCGAAGCGAATGGGCATTAATACCTCGTATGAGAGATTGGCGTTACACTTCGGCAGTTCAGCCTATTTGCAATATGGAATACTTGCCTGGTGGCCATCAAATCAATAGGCAAGTTATATGAAACTgcgagtaaggtccaaagattGCTATTTTGTGTATCATCGACATTTTTGGGACTATCCCATATAAAGCGCTCGATGTGCTGGTCAACTTACCTGCCCCAAAGCTCATAGGAAAACAAGCGGCCGCCGCTTCAGCGCTTATATCTTCAAGACTAATAACTCGTCAAGGGGAGAGTGGGAAAGTTAAAGACCATGGAGAAgggagaaaataaatatttacatgaatggaaccaagctagaaaataaagtcggctatggagttttttttttcaaaagaactaGGAATAGAATCATCTGTCCGACTtccggactactgtagcgtctaGGAGGAGAAGTCTTAGCCATAAAGGAGAATAACATTGTACCTTAACACAAACGCTGTAGTaaaaactacgataaatatcttctcggacaGCCAGTTGGCCATCATATCAATGGAGGTacttatactaagatcaaaggttgtaCAGGAATGCccggcagctctaaatgatttTAGCACAGTTTCCAAGGCCAGCCTTATGTGGGTGCCAGAGGCTAGAAAGGGTACTAACCTTCCACTGCTTGTAAAaagaggcaatattggaattcctatggcaatttccaaattaaggacagaaaaatatattctccaggaggccaataggtcatggagagaagaaaatacttatataatatttcaaacagGCTAATTTGGCAGGGAATAGATAAGAAAAGGTGAGTAGAATTActcaacctctcaagagagaacatctcgtATCACTGGCTTAGCAATGTATaattggctgttaggtaggctcatgaatactgcagaagttgtagaggttaggaagaggaagaaacaataGAACACTTgctctgtaattgtccagccttagctggGAGTAGAGCaaggtttttagaaaaatactcttttgactctcttacggaactatccggtgttgcgataaaacctatcctacgtttcataagagcatCTAAATGGTTCCTTGATGAATAAGCACTTAGGTTTCGCTGCTGCACAATGGTACCATAATGGGCCTatatggtctaagtgagttggctgtTCTAAACCGGCTGCCataaaaacctaacctaacttaacgcgaattttcaattgattttttttcacatgACTGTTGAAAATTACagatccatacatatgtatgtgtgtgttcagCGCGTAAAATATGAAGGAAATGACACAACTCGCACACACAATGCTTTCAAATATagttttaaaatgaagaaaattgtattCTCTCCTCCTCTTTTTGCCTATTAGAGCTGAAAACATCCACCAGTCCCCCAGAAGCGCTACAAGGCCCTAGCCGACCTTCAGACAATGAAGTCATTGTACCACCACAAAAGTCACCGAAAGAAGATGTCTGTCTCTCAGCCGAGTGCATACACACCGCTTCTGCGGTATTGAGCAAAATGAAACCGGAGGTGGAACCTTGTGATGATTTCTACCAATTCGTTTGCGGCACTTACATTGAGGAACAGCTAATACCCGATGACAAAGATTCCCTGAATACGTTCTCGCTCATCTCGGATAAACTGCATGAACAATTGAAGGAGATTATTACCGAAAAGCGACCGGTAACTGAGCCCAAGCACTTCCAGCTGCCGAATGCGCTTTACATGGCGTGCATGAACAAAAGTAAGAGACTGCAGAAGCATTtggatttatttaatataatttttttttctcttcgcACTTTCAAAACTCCCCCTAGCGCTTATTGAACAACTGGACGCCTCACCTATTGCCAATATTGCCAAATCACTTGGCGGCTGGCCTGTAATTGTCGGCGATTCTTGGGATGAAGACAACAGCTGGAACTGGCAAGAGACTGTGAAGAAGTTCCGCAAGATAGGTTTCAGCATGGATTACATAATGGATTTCTCGATTAGTGTGGATCTGAAAAATAGTGTAACGCGTATTATTGATGTGAGTGAGATCTGCATATCTTTGTGGGGGCTCTGCGAaatgtaactttttttaattttatattgttttactTCCTCAGTTTGATCAGTCGGCTATTGGCTTGAGCCGCGAATATCTTGTGAAGGGCTTTAATGAAACTCTGGTGAGCTCTTACTATGATTACATGGTCGATATGGCAGTGCTGTTCGGCGCTGATAAGAAAAAAGCGAAACAGGAATTGCGTGAGTCGCTTGAGTTCGAGATGGCGTTGGCTAATGTGAGCGTTGCAAATTTGTTGATAACTCATATGGATTCTCAATTCTCAAATTGCTTTTTATGTTCTTCAGATCTCGTGGCCTGCTGAGAAGCGTCGCAACACAAATGATCTCTACAACATACGCACGCTGAAGGAACTGCAAGAGACCTATCCTTACGTGCAATGGGTGGACTACACGAACGCCTTGCTGCCGGATAAGTTAACAGTGGACGAAGATGAGCCTGTGAATCTATCTGTGCCCAGTTTCTTTGAGGCTTTAGGTCCTTTATTGGAGCGTACACCCAATCGTGTGATTGCGAATTATATGATGTGGCGCATTCACGCTTTCTCCGTAGTCTTCCTCTCCGAACAGTTCCGCAAGCGACAATTGCAATATGCGACCGCTTTGTCGGGTCGTCAGGAACAGGAGGCGCGCTGGAAGGAGTGCGTGGATATCACTAGTGGCAGGTAGGTGGTTGTTTAGCCATATGACTTCTAGAAATTGTGAATGCAGCAGAAATGTTTAGGTGTGTGCTGCTCGTCAATACGTAGATAAATGTTGCTATGCACTTGTTACCTGATGCTTCGGTCCGTAGTTAGTTGTGAATCTTAtgaatttatacaaatatatatttttcacgtTAAAATACATATTCCCCCCCTGAAAGCGCGATTCCAATTGGTGATTACTAGTCGCATTGGTGTTTTTTGCAACGAATTAAAAATTGTTCCTtgtcatttattttacttacgtCTGTATGTGTTTTATGCATTTACTTGTATTCTGTCTTAATCTGATTCTATgctaataatttgtaaatatatatcagtatttgttttgtttctatttttattttgcagcgaTTTCGGTGATATCGAAGAAGAAGTAGATgggtattaaaattattaacagAATTATCTGCTTttcttttgatttgatttgtttttgtttttcttagtttcgttgtttttttttttttgttttaactgttTGTGTT
Coding sequences within:
- the LOC129244546 gene encoding neprilysin-2 isoform X3; protein product: MRYHLLCCRNPNWWRRRTTLERCLVLISIIALIAVIGLVIGLVSVILSNRLAEELKTSTSPPEALQGPSRPSDNEVIVPPQKSPKEDVCLSAECIHTASAVLSKMKPEVEPCDDFYQFVCGTYIEEQLIPDDKDSLNTFSLISDKLHEQLKEIITEKRPVTEPKHFQLPNALYMACMNKTLIEQLDASPIANIAKSLGGWPVIVGDSWDEDNSWNWQETVKKFRKIGFSMDYIMDFSISVDLKNSVTRIIDFDQSAIGLSREYLVKGFNETLVSSYYDYMVDMAVLFGADKKKAKQELRESLEFEMALANISWPAEKRRNTNDLYNIRTLKELQETYPYVQWVDYTNALLPDKLTVDEDEPVNLSVPSFFEALGPLLERTPNRVIANYMMWRIHAFSVVFLSEQFRKRQLQYATALSGRQEQEARWKECVDITSGSLAIAVGSLYVRKHFKQDSKAIALDMVNQIRGVFDNILSEVDWMDEATKKEAKKKLHSMTTHIGYPDEMLDNSKLEEYYRNLDIDPSKYFESFLKMNVFGTDYSFNKLRLPVNKTDWVRHARPAVVNAYYSSIENSIQFPAGILQGHFFHAARPKYMNYGAIGFVIGHEITHGFDDQGRRFDLQGNLLDWWADNTQKAYLDKAKCVIEQYGNFTDQQTGLNLNGVNTQGENIADNGGAKESYRAYRQWAEKNGPEPKLPGLEYTPEQMFWISAGQTWCAKYRAETLKMRITTGVHSPSQFRVMGTFSNMKDFARDFNCPEGSRMNPIQKCEVW
- the LOC129244546 gene encoding neprilysin-2 isoform X1, with the protein product MRYHLLCCRNPNWWRRRTTLERCLVLISIIALIAVIGLVIGLVSVILSNRLAEELKTSTSPPEALQGPSRPSDNEVIVPPQKSPKEDVCLSAECIHTASAVLSKMKPEVEPCDDFYQFVCGTYIEEQLIPDDKDSLNTFSLISDKLHEQLKEIITEKRPVTEPKHFQLPNALYMACMNKTLIEQLDASPIANIAKSLGGWPVIVGDSWDEDNSWNWQETVKKFRKIGFSMDYIMDFSISVDLKNSVTRIIDFDQSAIGLSREYLVKGFNETLVSSYYDYMVDMAVLFGADKKKAKQELRESLEFEMALANISWPAEKRRNTNDLYNIRTLKELQETYPYVQWVDYTNALLPDKLTVDEDEPVNLSVPSFFEALGPLLERTPNRVIANYMMWRIHAFSVVFLSEQFRKRQLQYATALSGRQEQEARWKECVDITSGSDFGDIEEEVDGLAIAVGSLYVRKHFKQDSKAIALDMVNQIRGVFDNILSEVDWMDEATKKEAKKKLHSMTTHIGYPDEMLDNSKLEEYYRNLDIDPSKYFESFLKMNVFGTDYSFNKLRLPVNKTDWVRHARPAVVNAYYSSIENSIQFPAGILQGHFFHAARPKYMNYGAIGFVIGHEITHGFDDQGRRFDLQGNLLDWWADNTQKAYLDKAKCVIEQYGNFTDQQTGLNLNGVNTQGENIADNGGAKESYRAYRQWAEKNGPEPKLPGLEYTPEQMFWISAGQTWCAKYRAETLKMRITTGVHSPSQFRVMGTFSNMKDFARDFNCPEGSRMNPIQKCEVW
- the LOC129244546 gene encoding neprilysin-2 isoform X2; protein product: MQTVIKNPNWWRRRTTLERCLVLISIIALIAVIGLVIGLVSVILSNRLAEELKTSTSPPEALQGPSRPSDNEVIVPPQKSPKEDVCLSAECIHTASAVLSKMKPEVEPCDDFYQFVCGTYIEEQLIPDDKDSLNTFSLISDKLHEQLKEIITEKRPVTEPKHFQLPNALYMACMNKTLIEQLDASPIANIAKSLGGWPVIVGDSWDEDNSWNWQETVKKFRKIGFSMDYIMDFSISVDLKNSVTRIIDFDQSAIGLSREYLVKGFNETLVSSYYDYMVDMAVLFGADKKKAKQELRESLEFEMALANISWPAEKRRNTNDLYNIRTLKELQETYPYVQWVDYTNALLPDKLTVDEDEPVNLSVPSFFEALGPLLERTPNRVIANYMMWRIHAFSVVFLSEQFRKRQLQYATALSGRQEQEARWKECVDITSGSDFGDIEEEVDGLAIAVGSLYVRKHFKQDSKAIALDMVNQIRGVFDNILSEVDWMDEATKKEAKKKLHSMTTHIGYPDEMLDNSKLEEYYRNLDIDPSKYFESFLKMNVFGTDYSFNKLRLPVNKTDWVRHARPAVVNAYYSSIENSIQFPAGILQGHFFHAARPKYMNYGAIGFVIGHEITHGFDDQGRRFDLQGNLLDWWADNTQKAYLDKAKCVIEQYGNFTDQQTGLNLNGVNTQGENIADNGGAKESYRAYRQWAEKNGPEPKLPGLEYTPEQMFWISAGQTWCAKYRAETLKMRITTGVHSPSQFRVMGTFSNMKDFARDFNCPEGSRMNPIQKCEVW